One window from the genome of Terriglobia bacterium encodes:
- a CDS encoding ATP-binding cassette domain-containing protein → MIEIDSLTKTYGSFVAVSELSFRVEAGEVLGLVGPNGAGKTTTLRCAVGVIPPARGEIRICGHSLEREPLAAKQEIAFMPDEPRLFDYLTVREHLQFTARIYGVRDFQAGAAALLEELELKEKANALPAELSRGMKQKLVIACGLLHAPKALLFDEPLTGLDPIGIRRMKSTILKRAREGAAIIISSHLLHLVEELCDRVLILNRGRKVIHGSLEEIQRSLPELRGDTSLEEMFLRITGHAEDGTDLK, encoded by the coding sequence ATGATTGAGATTGATAGCCTGACCAAAACCTATGGTTCGTTTGTCGCTGTCAGTGAACTCTCCTTTCGCGTCGAGGCCGGGGAGGTCCTCGGCCTGGTCGGGCCCAACGGTGCGGGCAAGACTACGACCTTGCGCTGCGCGGTCGGCGTTATCCCTCCGGCGCGTGGCGAGATCAGGATCTGCGGCCACTCACTCGAGCGCGAGCCGCTTGCGGCCAAACAGGAAATTGCCTTCATGCCGGACGAGCCGCGGCTCTTCGACTATCTGACGGTCAGGGAGCATTTGCAGTTCACGGCCAGAATCTATGGGGTGCGGGACTTCCAGGCGGGCGCTGCTGCCCTGTTGGAGGAGCTGGAGCTTAAGGAAAAAGCCAATGCCCTCCCGGCCGAGCTCAGCCGCGGCATGAAGCAGAAGCTGGTCATCGCCTGCGGCCTGCTGCATGCCCCGAAGGCACTCCTGTTCGACGAGCCACTCACGGGCCTGGACCCGATCGGCATCCGGCGCATGAAGTCAACAATCCTGAAGCGGGCAAGGGAAGGGGCGGCTATCATCATCAGCTCGCATCTGCTGCACCTGGTCGAAGAGCTTTGTGACCGCGTTCTCATTCTCAACCGGGGTCGCAAGGTCATTCATGGTTCGCTTGAGGAGATTCAAAGGAGTCTGCCGGAGTTGCGCGGTGACACCAGTCTGGAAGAGATGTTCCTGCGCATCACCGGTCATGCCGAAGACGGGACCGACTTGAAATGA
- a CDS encoding putative ABC exporter domain-containing protein, with translation MIATFLYYLSRSFWNRVVSSLKRLRQPKYLISALVGLGYMGFFFIRPLFLRHGTRTAGPIALDSGVLPVVETGLAFLLLILILLPWIWPGRRGGGLKFTEAEIQFLFPAPISRRALINFRLIRMQLGILFGVLISFLFFGRGGIFGHPVYALVVLWLVYSFLGLYHTGTSLVQTSLAEHGRSGFKRQVWTLALLAAIVVSVVIWMKWFIPPLPEVAPAKLSDFWAWVMKVTEAGPAYYFLYPFRTLVHPVFAPDPATFLLRLIPASAILGLAYLWVMRSDVSFEEASLELARKVAARLEAARSGALRGSGREAAKVRRPLFQLAPAGFAHTPIFWKNLISAGRISALRILILLLSVGVAFAIPASARGGRGEVLPAIIGSLAAMLAGFLTLLGPMMIRDDLRSDLLQVDLLKTYPIPGWSLVLGEVLAPAALLAAGEWFLLLVAACVLPTAGSIHPSVTQRLLVGLSAAFLLPCFSLIGVLIQNAAALLWPGWVELGKARRQGVEAMGQRLITMLATVFALVFAVIPAALLFAAVFFLGSWLIGLAVLPIAALVAALGLLTEAGLAILWLGRLYDKFDVSLETVGR, from the coding sequence ATGATCGCAACCTTCCTCTATTACCTGTCCCGTAGTTTCTGGAATCGCGTCGTCTCGTCGCTGAAGCGGCTGCGGCAGCCGAAGTACCTGATTTCGGCTCTGGTCGGCTTGGGATATATGGGCTTTTTCTTCATCCGGCCGCTTTTTTTACGACACGGGACGCGCACGGCCGGGCCGATTGCCCTGGATTCAGGCGTGCTTCCGGTGGTGGAGACGGGTCTGGCATTCCTTCTTCTCATCCTCATCCTCCTGCCCTGGATTTGGCCGGGGCGGCGTGGCGGGGGCCTGAAGTTCACCGAAGCGGAGATTCAGTTCCTGTTCCCGGCGCCGATTTCGCGCAGAGCGCTCATCAACTTCCGCCTGATCAGGATGCAACTCGGCATCCTGTTCGGTGTCCTGATTTCCTTTTTGTTTTTTGGGCGCGGCGGGATCTTCGGGCACCCGGTCTATGCTCTGGTAGTGCTCTGGCTGGTCTACTCCTTCCTCGGCCTCTATCACACAGGGACTTCCCTGGTCCAGACGAGCCTGGCTGAGCACGGCCGTTCCGGCTTCAAGCGGCAGGTTTGGACGCTGGCCTTGCTGGCGGCCATTGTCGTTTCAGTGGTGATCTGGATGAAATGGTTTATTCCGCCGCTTCCTGAAGTTGCGCCCGCGAAGCTCTCGGACTTTTGGGCCTGGGTGATGAAGGTGACGGAGGCGGGACCCGCCTATTACTTTCTGTATCCTTTCCGAACCCTCGTGCACCCGGTTTTCGCGCCCGATCCGGCGACGTTTCTGCTGCGTCTCATCCCGGCCTCGGCGATTCTGGGTCTGGCCTATCTGTGGGTGATGCGTTCGGACGTGAGTTTCGAGGAAGCCTCGCTCGAACTGGCGAGGAAGGTCGCGGCCCGGCTGGAAGCGGCCCGGAGCGGCGCCTTGAGAGGCTCAGGGCGTGAAGCGGCCAAGGTTCGCCGGCCCCTGTTTCAGCTTGCGCCTGCCGGCTTCGCGCACACTCCCATATTCTGGAAGAACCTTATTTCGGCAGGCAGAATCAGCGCACTGCGGATACTGATTCTGCTCCTTTCGGTGGGCGTTGCATTCGCGATCCCCGCATCCGCCCGCGGAGGGAGGGGCGAGGTGTTGCCCGCGATCATCGGGTCGCTGGCCGCGATGTTGGCGGGATTTCTGACACTCCTCGGACCCATGATGATTCGCGATGACCTGCGCAGCGATCTGCTTCAGGTGGATTTGCTTAAAACTTACCCCATACCGGGATGGAGCCTGGTGTTGGGCGAAGTGCTCGCGCCGGCCGCGCTCCTGGCCGCCGGCGAGTGGTTTTTGCTCCTTGTCGCGGCATGCGTCCTGCCGACCGCAGGCAGCATTCACCCTTCTGTTACCCAGCGACTCCTGGTGGGTCTGAGCGCCGCCTTCCTGCTCCCTTGTTTCAGCCTGATTGGCGTGTTGATTCAGAATGCGGCCGCGCTGCTCTGGCCTGGATGGGTCGAACTCGGCAAGGCGCGCCGCCAGGGCGTCGAAGCCATGGGCCAGAGACTCATTACCATGTTGGCCACCGTGTTTGCCCTCGTTTTCGCCGTGATTCCCGCGGCCCTTCTTTTCGCGGCCGTTTTCTTCCTCGGTTCCTGGCTGATCGGACTGGCAGTCCTCCCGATCGCAGCACTGGTGGCTGCGCTCGGCTTGCTCACCGAAGCAGGGCTTGCCATACTCTGGCTCGGCCGCCTTTACGACAAATTCGATGTCTCCCTCGAAACGGTCGGCCGCTAG